The segment TCTCATCGACATTTTGCTGTTTCGATGAAGGCAATGGCAGTTTATGACCCAGTGAGGGAGCTGGTTTATTGgagaaatatttcatatttaaggCCTCGGTACAGGTACAACGTTTAGCAGGATTCAAAGCCAATAATCTCTCGGCCAAATCAATTAAATCATCAGGTGCGGCAGTAAAATAACTAGCGAGTGGTGCGCCAGGAAAATGCACAAACTGCATATAATCGGGAAGTTTAGACAAATTTGGCCAGGTGTCATCGGAGGGAGTGCCCAAGGCTTGAAATATTTTGGTGAGTTGATTTAAATCCGAATCGCCGGCTAAGAAAGGAACGCGCAACAATAGTTCAGCCAATATACAACCAACAGCCCATATATCAATACCAGTGCCGTACTGACGGGCTCCAAATAATAACTCGGGAGCACGATACCAGCGTGTTACCACCTGATGTGTATAAATACGTGAGGGAGAACCGAAAAATTTCGCCAAACCAAAATCACCAATTTTCAAAATGCCATCACTATTCACTAGCAAATTGTTAGGTTTCAAATC is part of the Lucilia cuprina isolate Lc7/37 chromosome 3, ASM2204524v1, whole genome shotgun sequence genome and harbors:
- the LOC111686886 gene encoding cyclin-dependent kinase 7; protein product: MDNKLTRYEKIAFLGEGQFATVYKARDVLSDQIVAVKKIKIGSREEAQDGINRTALREIKLLHELQHENIIGLVDVFGHKSNVSLVFDFMDTDLEIIIKDPKIILTQADIKAYMIMTLRGLEYLHMNWILHRDLKPNNLLVNSDGILKIGDFGLAKFFGSPSRIYTHQVVTRWYRAPELLFGARQYGTGIDIWAVGCILAELLLRVPFLAGDSDLNQLTKIFQALGTPSDDTWPNLSKLPDYMQFVHFPGAPLASYFTAAPDDLIDLAERLLALNPAKRCTCTEALNMKYFSNKPAPSLGHKLPLPSSKQQNVDEKPNLKRKLLEAMEGVGNPKKLIF